In Paractinoplanes brasiliensis, the following proteins share a genomic window:
- a CDS encoding ABC transporter permease — MAYVLGLPVVLFAAWYVFSAGSENFYAPPLRDILRAFARTWTLDRLEADVLPSLLRLAAGYTLAAVIGVALGLAIGLSPGLRATAEPVLEFFRAVPPPVLVPVIMLFAGIGDGMKIIVIVSGCVWPVLLNTVEGVRAVDSVQLDTARAYGVTGVSRIRQVILPSASPQIAAGLRQALSLAIILMVISEMFAAGNGLGFTIVQFQRGFAIPEMWSGIILLGLLGFGLSLLFRLAETRALRWYHGLRAAARGR; from the coding sequence GTGGCGTACGTCCTTGGTCTGCCGGTCGTTCTGTTCGCGGCCTGGTACGTGTTCAGCGCGGGCAGCGAGAACTTCTACGCGCCGCCGCTGCGGGACATCCTCCGCGCCTTCGCGAGGACGTGGACGCTCGACCGCCTCGAAGCCGACGTGCTGCCCAGCCTGCTCCGGCTCGCGGCCGGCTACACGCTGGCGGCGGTGATCGGGGTGGCGCTCGGCCTGGCCATCGGCCTCAGCCCCGGCCTGCGGGCCACCGCCGAACCGGTGCTCGAGTTCTTCCGGGCCGTCCCGCCGCCCGTGCTGGTGCCGGTGATCATGCTGTTCGCCGGGATCGGGGACGGCATGAAGATCATCGTGATCGTGTCCGGTTGCGTCTGGCCCGTGCTGCTGAACACGGTCGAAGGCGTACGGGCGGTCGACAGCGTGCAGCTCGACACCGCCCGCGCGTACGGCGTCACGGGTGTCTCCCGGATCCGCCAGGTCATCCTGCCCTCGGCGTCGCCCCAGATCGCGGCGGGACTGCGGCAGGCGCTGTCGCTCGCGATCATCCTCATGGTGATCAGCGAGATGTTCGCCGCCGGCAACGGGCTCGGCTTCACCATCGTCCAGTTCCAGCGCGGCTTCGCGATCCCCGAGATGTGGAGCGGGATCATCCTGCTCGGACTGCTCGGATTCGGGTTGTCGCTGCTCTTCCGGCTCGCCGAGACGCGGGCCCTCCGCTGGTACCACGGTCTGCGCGCCGCGGCGAGAGGTCGATGA